A stretch of the Clostridium botulinum genome encodes the following:
- the cas2 gene encoding CRISPR-associated endonuclease Cas2, whose amino-acid sequence MFVILTYDIEKKRINRVRKLLKKYLIWTQNSVFEGEITEGKLHKCLSEINKHIDKKTDSIYIYRVKMSKNITKDVIGIEKSFDELFL is encoded by the coding sequence TAACATATGACATTGAGAAAAAAAGAATAAATAGAGTAAGAAAATTATTGAAAAAATATTTAATATGGACTCAAAATTCAGTATTTGAAGGAGAGATTACAGAAGGGAAATTGCATAAGTGTTTATCTGAGATAAATAAACACATTGACAAAAAAACAGATTCAATATACATTTATAGAGTTAAGATGAGCAAAAATATAACGAAAGACGTAATAGGTATTGAAAAAAGTTTCGATGAACTATTTTTGTAA
- a CDS encoding IS701 family transposase, whose product MFQNLIISNELSLYKFFKQLNFDLYLTKPQLEHLEGTMTAMILKGFNGKVSDIAELASKRHRTSITRFLSKSNWDENLLINALKSKVIELIWNKSEKSQKPIYLIIDDTISEKTKPSSKAINPIEKCYFHNSHLKRKTVYGHQLVVALLSCDGLVLPYSIEIYDKSNMSKIDIATKLIKSMPKPVNKGYILCDSWYSCKAIFKASALAGYAYIGALKTNRVIYPKGHERLGIKLHKFATSLNKDSFDLVKVKGKHYYIYNYIGHLNDMKNVSIILSYPKESFQKEGSLKAFISTDLVLKPLDILFKYTDRWVIEPFFRDCKNYLGLDSYQVRSERSILRYLTIMFITYTYCKLYSSKTLQFNTGLKLAKNNFKKAQIIFIYSAALNGQPIEKIFENLKIA is encoded by the coding sequence ATGTTTCAGAACTTAATTATATCAAATGAATTATCACTATACAAATTTTTTAAACAATTAAATTTTGATTTATATCTAACTAAACCTCAATTAGAGCATTTAGAAGGTACTATGACTGCTATGATTTTAAAAGGATTTAATGGTAAAGTATCTGACATAGCGGAGCTTGCTTCTAAAAGGCATAGAACTAGTATTACAAGATTTTTATCTAAAAGCAATTGGGATGAAAATTTATTAATAAATGCTTTGAAATCTAAGGTTATAGAGCTTATTTGGAATAAATCCGAGAAATCACAAAAACCAATTTATTTAATAATTGATGATACTATTTCTGAAAAAACAAAGCCCTCGTCAAAGGCAATAAATCCTATAGAAAAATGTTATTTTCACAATTCACATTTAAAAAGGAAAACAGTATATGGTCATCAATTAGTGGTTGCCTTACTTTCTTGTGATGGTTTAGTTTTACCTTACTCAATAGAAATCTACGATAAGAGTAATATGAGTAAGATAGATATAGCTACTAAATTAATTAAATCAATGCCTAAACCTGTTAATAAAGGGTATATTTTATGTGATAGTTGGTATAGTTGTAAAGCTATTTTTAAAGCTTCTGCGTTAGCAGGCTACGCTTATATTGGTGCACTTAAAACTAATAGAGTTATATATCCTAAAGGTCATGAAAGATTAGGAATAAAATTACATAAATTTGCTACTAGTTTAAATAAAGATTCCTTTGACCTCGTCAAAGTTAAAGGTAAGCATTACTATATTTATAACTATATTGGACACTTAAATGATATGAAAAATGTTTCAATAATTTTAAGTTATCCCAAAGAATCCTTTCAAAAAGAAGGTTCTTTAAAAGCATTTATATCCACAGACCTAGTATTAAAACCTTTAGATATTCTATTTAAATACACCGACAGGTGGGTTATTGAACCATTCTTCAGAGATTGCAAAAATTATTTAGGTTTAGATAGTTATCAAGTAAGAAGTGAAAGAAGTATCCTTCGATATCTTACTATAATGTTTATAACCTATACTTATTGTAAGTTATACTCAAGCAAAACTTTACAATTCAATACAGGGTTAAAATTAGCTAAAAATAATTTTAAAAAAGCTCAAATTATTTTTATTTATTCAGCAGCCTTAAACGGCCAACCTATAGAAAAAATTTTTGAAAATTTAAAAATAGCATAA
- a CDS encoding transposase, with translation MIITLNIQSENIYFKIFETVNIAFNKLGINTRKAKGRPPKYSDQQIVACMIYGVNNSIFSLRELEYKIKQDIVFQKIIGLKEVPDHSTFSLRAIALEKYVYYGIYAIDGTALRSSLYDSEARYGKGTRLGRYKGYKLHCTACVCDSILPLSFSITTANVYDNQVQGLLYELKTYNPFIVLADAAYDDAQWFKVSKTLDGLMSISWTRKVKLFYATLLANNSH, from the coding sequence ATGATTATAACATTAAATATACAAAGCGAAAACATTTATTTTAAAATTTTTGAAACTGTTAATATTGCATTTAATAAACTTGGCATTAATACTAGAAAAGCTAAAGGTAGACCACCTAAATATTCAGATCAACAAATTGTTGCATGTATGATATATGGTGTAAATAATAGTATTTTTAGTCTTAGAGAACTTGAATATAAAATTAAACAAGATATTGTATTTCAAAAGATTATAGGTTTAAAAGAAGTTCCTGACCATTCTACATTTTCTTTAAGAGCGATAGCTTTAGAAAAATACGTGTACTATGGCATTTATGCTATTGATGGTACTGCATTAAGGAGCTCATTATATGATAGCGAAGCTAGGTATGGAAAAGGAACTCGACTTGGCAGATATAAAGGATATAAGTTACATTGTACCGCTTGTGTATGTGATAGTATATTACCTTTGTCATTTTCTATAACTACTGCAAATGTATATGATAATCAAGTCCAAGGATTGTTATATGAACTGAAAACTTATAATCCATTTATTGTACTTGCCGATGCTGCTTATGATGATGCTCAATGGTTTAAAGTTTCTAAAACTCTAGATGGTCTTATGTCAATATCATGGACACGAAAAGTCAAACTTTTTTATGCTACACTTCTAGCTAATAATTCACATTGA
- a CDS encoding IS3 family transposase (programmed frameshift) — MGKGKRYDQEYKDMIVDLYKTGMSLTELNSEYGIAKSTINGWIKDVKEVKIDDNEVMTLKEVKALKKEMAKIKEENEILKKGYGHICNKKLNQVIEFIDSNKNNHDIKTMCTVLGVARSTYYKSFDKTKSAREVENEGLKSAIKRIYKENKGIYGAPRIHHILGTQGFNVSLKRVQRKMTELGLCAITVKKYKPHSSKKPAEGLENVLKRDFTTTSINEKWVGDITYIHTIKNGWCYLASVLDLHSKKIIGYAFNKRMTNDLVTKALKNAYYNQSPDKDKQLIFHSDLGSQYTSNDLKALCKDFNIIQSFSKKGCPYDNACIESFHSSIKKEEIYRNTYRTFQEANRAIFKYIEGWYNRKRLHSSINYMTPDQCELLARSVA, encoded by the exons ATGGGGAAGGGCAAAAGATATGATCAAGAATATAAAGATATGATAGTAGACCTATACAAAACAGGGATGAGCTTAACAGAGCTAAATAGCGAATATGGCATTGCAAAATCAACAATTAACGGCTGGATAAAAGATGTTAAGGAAGTAAAAATAGATGATAATGAAGTCATGACATTAAAAGAAGTTAAAGCTCTAAAAAAAGAAATGGCAAAAATTAAAGAGGAAAATGAAATATTAAAAAAAG GCTATGGCCATATTTGCAACAAGAAATTAAATCAAGTAATAGAATTTATAGATAGTAATAAAAACAACCATGATATTAAGACTATGTGTACCGTTCTAGGCGTAGCCAGAAGCACATATTATAAATCTTTTGATAAAACTAAATCTGCAAGAGAAGTAGAAAATGAGGGACTAAAATCAGCTATTAAAAGGATATACAAAGAGAATAAAGGAATATACGGTGCTCCTAGGATTCATCATATACTTGGTACACAAGGGTTTAATGTATCCTTGAAGAGAGTTCAAAGAAAAATGACTGAACTTGGTCTTTGTGCAATAACTGTAAAAAAATACAAACCTCATTCAAGTAAAAAGCCAGCAGAAGGATTAGAAAACGTTTTAAAAAGAGATTTTACTACTACTTCTATCAATGAAAAGTGGGTAGGAGATATTACATATATTCATACTATCAAAAATGGTTGGTGTTATTTAGCTTCAGTTCTAGATTTACATTCTAAAAAAATAATTGGCTACGCTTTCAATAAGAGAATGACTAATGATTTAGTTACCAAAGCCTTGAAAAATGCTTATTACAATCAATCTCCTGATAAAGATAAGCAACTAATATTCCATAGCGATTTAGGCTCTCAATATACTAGTAATGATTTAAAAGCACTATGCAAAGATTTTAATATTATACAATCATTTAGTAAAAAAGGTTGTCCCTATGACAATGCTTGCATAGAATCTTTCCATTCATCAATAAAAAAAGAAGAAATATATAGAAATACATACCGTACCTTCCAAGAAGCTAATAGAGCTATCTTTAAATATATTGAAGGTTGGTATAACAGAAAAAGACTACACTCCTCTATTAATTACATGACTCCAGATCAATGTGAATTATTAGCTAGAAGTGTAGCATAA